The DNA region AACTGAACCCGAGGCTCTGACGCCACCTGATTGGACAAGACAGATTAACCAGACTAGACGATGATAAAACCATTATAACTGCTCGCTATGATATAAATTAATTTTCATCTTCTCCCCAGATGATGGAAGCAACACCCGTCAATGTCAGACACAATCGGCTTTGTAACGCCCTGCAACAGCTGGGAGAGTGAGCACGTCactgattaaaatgtgtgtgtgtgtgtgtgtgtgtgtgtgtgtgtatgtgcacatgtgcacagaGGTGTCCTCATCCTGTGTGAGCTCTTATATTGCTCTTATATTGCTCTTAGCATGTGAGTGTGGTGGTGaatgtccgtgtgtgtgtgtgtctttgtgtgtgtgtcaatgtgcacttgtgtgttcGGACATGGGTGGCCATGCAGGATAAAGGTCTGTCAGCAGGGAAGAACACAGCCCCctcattccctctctcactcGCCTAAAGCACCGCAATgtcccttctgtgtgtgtgtgtgtgcgtgtgcgtgtgtgtgtgtgtgtgtgtgtgtgtgagtgtgtgtgtgtgtcagggctcTTGTATGAGTCTGGTGCCTGCATGCTGACCTGCAGTGAACCAGCTATTGATAAACCCTGGCAAAGcaacactgagagagagagagagagagagagagagagagagagagagagagagagagagagagaagggtcagtttgtatttgatttgatagAATTCGAGTTGTTACCAACTGACACCCTTAAGAAAAACaggagcaaaagaaaaaggaaaaaaataggaGAAGTTGTATACTTGGTGTATACAAAGAGAAGGACGGACTGAGAAGGGATTTTCCCCAAAGCTCTGCTAACACTAATGATAAAACATTACTACTACTACATGGCTTTTatagtactgccatacaagccagtgGCCAGTCAGATTCACTGAAGCCTCTGCGTACCCTAAGTACAACTGAGGTCATGCCCCTAACATCGACTGGCGgctgctaacacctgctaacatctacaGGTAATTGGTAAATCAAATTGTGCAAGAGACCTTCAAACATATAAGGGACATTCTCCATCTAGTCTTAAAACATGTCTTGTACTGCTACGCAATGTTAggtaattttttcttttaagaaagGTTTGTATATAAAATGACCACAGGTGCACATTGCTCTCCtgatacatgttttatttagcagttttcaaattaaaggtAAACGGGGTGGTAAGATGTTACTTTGCAGCTGGAGAGACATACTGAAACAGAAGTCGGCTTCTAGCAGTAATCAGtgcatgttcatgtgttttgggcatgtagctttgatgagagggccgatgggaggaggagggatgtatctgttgcatttttccaaagtgtagcctgctcttacTCGCTTCTTCAGGATAAACAACCCTAGCTTTAAACAAAGAAGCAAGAAggggacacattttaatataatgCGAAAATGACCAAGGCATAAAAGTTTAGTGACTCTAATGGCGCACAAGACCTCGACAAACAAATTCATATAATAATTTCAAAATCTATTGTTTCAAAGATTTGGTTAAATTAAAAAGCTGTTAACACCCTTGTAATCTGCAGGGTGCTGAAATCCTATGTGTCCAATATATATGTtaaagtgaaaaatgtattgtCTATACTCATAGGTATCGTATATTTTGGGCAGCCGAGAGGTCGctgatggtgaagttgatgctgaaggaagaattctccgcagacccagaacttgcttgtatagttaaagtttattacacagaagttcACAGATCAGGACGGACTATAGAAATCCGGAGACATTCACACGCCAATAGTGAAGCCCGCTTTGCAGGCGTCAAACATACAATGTATATAGGGGTTGCCTACGCCCATTGAGAGGTGCATGACTGCATGTATCTGAGCGcataacatgtaaatgaaaCGATGAATTCATAAGGACATGCCTTGTGCTTAATTGACAACAACCCATGTTCTAAACTCATCCATTAACAGGTCAGAGATCATTCCCTAAGGGAGAGAACTAATGAGAAATGCATAGAAGAATTACTGAGAATCTGAAGATGGGTGCCgcatgcttaaacatgtgattctggTTCATACTAAGGTTAAAGGGAGCAGAATATACTACATAGGCAATGCATATCTAATGAAAAATAGATATAAAGGCAAAATCATAAGGATTCCAAAACTGACACATTAGCTTTAGACTCCAAAGGGTTAAGGAGAGTGATACTGCTGATAAGAGGTTATATGTTGCTTGCGAAGAAAACAGAAGTCATaatgtttttcagattttctttggGCCTAAATAGCATCTGTAGCATAAATTccttaaagctagggttggtaatcctgtcAAATCTTGCAAGAGCAATACACTTTGAAAAACTCCCTACCCCATCCCATCAGCCCTCTTGTCAAAGCGACTCTGGCTatcatctctgcttcagtggtgtTCGTCTCTACGGCTGAGAGCACGAGCAAGGTGCATGCAGACAGGGACGCCAGCCAATTGTTTCATTTGGACCGAATTAAATGATTGGTTGTCCTAAttaagcagttttcagacacgACCTCCGGGTAaagtccagagaattggctTCAGAGTTCAtccgcagtttgcctttcacacatgcacaacactctACACAGACGTCTCGCAACAGCAACAAAAcctcaggcgagaggtggagcagccgggtgaagcaggcagaggcagagagtgACGTACTAACTCCGCTGCTTGGGTCACAGGATTTTCTTcgcaacacacagacatcatgGTCAGATCTTATCTCCACAAAATCTAATCACATTTCCTCAGTGTCTTCTAGGTTAATGACAGTGCTTTTTCACCGggagatatttttttcttttttcttttttcttaatttttgcGTCTGTCCCGCTTTAGAAGCGttatcatattatatattatcttAGCCTGTGACTGTTACTTATTTCTATAACTTCATCTAAAATTAGTCCATGTTAGTTCAAACAGAGATACAGGTTAGAGATTTGCAAGTGAGAGTAGAAACGGAGCGTCGGCAGTGATGGACGTGCAGGAAAAAAATGTGAGGTGGGAGGTCCAGTGAAAATCAGGAACAGGTATTGATGGAGACTAAAGGTGACGCCCTGAGAGGGATTAGCTGGTCAGCCAAGCGGCTTCATTTTCTAATTAATCATTTATGATTCCGATCAGGAAATAGAAGAAAATCAACATCTCACAATAATGCTATGTTTACAGAGAGATTAAATCACGGGATGCTGGATATCGATTTTGAAATGGATTATGGGACTCATTTGGTAAAGAACCTAAATTGTCTGCGATGTTGGAACAACAGTCGAGCCTGCgtttcttcatgtgtttttcttcactgAATTATCTTCTAAGCAGCTTCCACACAGCAGGATAACATAGTTGGCCTATTTGGCATAATTTGCTGTTTCACTGAACATTACTTCAGGATTTCTTTTGCATAAAGTAAGCATTAAGCTCACTGAGGCGACTAAGCCACAATATTAACTGGTGCAACAACAAGTCTGCTCGCCTCCTCAGCAGAAATATGCTGCTCTTCAGTTAACTTGGCTTCAAGTCGTTCCCCCTTCTCTCTCGTTTTCTGCCCATCGCCTGTTGCCGTGGTAACTAGCAGGGGGGAGTTGAGTGGAGGGGAGAatgaaaggagggaggagagaagggagggggaaaaaagattgTTGCCGGTGGTGGTGCGAGGGAggggttgttttgtgttttctgggtAAAGGAACCACAgctgttcttcctctcctctacccTCTTCTTTTTATCACCACATCTTCCAATCTCTCCAAGACTCAAGCTCCTCATCGATCCCTGGCCAATTATTTCCTGTCCTCTGCCTCCTTGTCCTCATTATCCACACACCCTTATGCCTTTTCCTGGTTTAatttcctctcctttcaccTTTTTCATACACAATGTCTGAATTATTTGCTTTTCTATTCCATcacctgattgttttcatttgctttACCTCACTAACCCACACACCAGCTCTACCTATTGAGCTATATCCAACTCCCACCTCTCCTCTACGTCTATTTTGATTCATCTCATGCTCTCAAAATGCCATGTAACAGTGTTAAGGGTTTCATTAAACGAGAGCCTCACTCTGCATGGGGTTTTAATTTCTCTGGAAGTTGAATAATGCAGACCACTGAGGGAGCAGcagtattgtttgtgtgtgtgtgtgtgtgtgtgtgtgtgtgtgtgtgtgtgtgcgtttgtgtgcatgtgtgtgcgtgtgtgtgtgtgtgtgtttgtgtctgcataCATGTGCATATTTTTAAAGTGAATGCATTTAAAGGTACTAGATTGGGCAGGATTTCTCACATCAGATGCAAAAAAacgtatgttttttttaatgtttaagagttaattttcaaaattaaaatggGCACATACATAATTATAGCTTGAAAATAAACAGCACCCTTGTAATGCAAGATATCCACTCTTAGATacagagaaagagcagcagaaaaaaaatggtGGGTGGGGCATGATTGTAGGAGGAGGCGTTTTTGGAATTGTGCTAGGATAATGTTTTCGTATGATCACCACCGCCTGTGTGGTAACACAGGCAACATATTAGTCAAAGGGAACAACAAACACTGTCTGCTGGGAGCAGaaggtgtgggtgtgttgggATATGTGCTTATATGTCTGCcatgtgtatgtttttgaaACATAAGTTAACAACATAGGTTTGCAgttgatgattattatttttgggGCATTTTTGCGAAAATTAAAAGTCAAAATTGAATCAATTAGGAGTAACACAAATGAAATGCAGTTGCCGGGTGAACCAGCTCCACAGGAGTGTTGGTAGCAGCGAGCTAGCAGCATTAAACCACAGACAGTTTAAATGCCTTGTGGGACTGTTCGCAGAGAAACAAGGCTCTTCATAGAAAAGTACAGACACAATCTGGAGATTATTCCTGTTGGGGGTGGGGGTAGCGGATGTAGGTGTTAGTGTATATTGGGAAGGGTGGGGGGtgagttcagagagagagagagagaaatgaggaagTAGGGCCAAAGAGCCTTAGGAGTGCGATTGAAAGAAAAAAGCGAAGAAGAAAGATTCTctagagggaagagaaagaacagGTGGGGGATGCTGTGTGAGGTACGATAATCTAAAGCTGTTCGATGGCAttagaacaaaaaaaacctaaTGCAAGAATCATCCCATGGCCCGGCCACAGATTACAGCACTGGGTTTGCGTGTGGAGGCTATTATATAATTCATTCTCTATGATGAGATTTGCCTTCATTGCTGGTTTTCCTTACTACCCCCTACATCTCTCACACTCCATCCCAGCACTGGCAGTTACTCTTTTAATTTAAGGAGAAGATGTCCCAGCCACACTGGGGTTTTTTGGTGACTTCATAATCTTTTTATCCCTGTCTGGAACTAATTCATCTTAAACAGCATTTGATGTCTTCTTTCTGAACTCACTCAGTGTCCACTCACTGTCTGGGATGCATGGATATGTGTGcaaacatgcatgtgtgcatgcgtgGCCATGTAaagcatgcgtgtgtgtgcgcatgcacACATGCGGACATTAAGCTCAATGCTCTCTCGCTCTGGTATTGTGAATTATTTTCCTACTAAGCTCCTTAATGGAGTCACTACAAGGGCaaaagcattttcattttttttgcagtcattcctccctccctccctccttcgtTCGCTCTCACTCCACATCCCAGCTGATCCCAGGTGGACGGATTGGCAATAACTCTTTCAGGTTTCATTGTGGAGGTCGCCACTGGTGACCTGTTGTTTTGATGAGAGGTACATGTGAACCACATGCTGTCAGCCTCGGGAGAGGATTAACGCTGCCCTTCTACTCCACATCTGCACCACACAAGACTGGCAAAGCCACCGTGCGATACCATTCACACCACCAAATGCCATCAAATGAGTATCTGGATGCAGATGGTTTTAGTGCAGTATAGAAGGAGGCTACCTTTTAGATCCACTGGTGTTCGGCCATACAGAacttcttattgtttttttttaataacaaataGAACTCTTTCTATGAAATACAGAGGCGTGGCCTTTGGTAAATTCAAGTGATGGCTACCATCTCTTTATGATGTTATTTAATCAATCCAGACTCATCCTGAGGGAGAGTTACTTGTGACTAAGAGGAGGTTTGAGGTGGCTGCTGTGAACACGTATGAGAAATGTCCTTGTATAGAGAAATGCATGTATGTGAGGGACTGAGACTAAACGTGATATTTGAAGTTTCTAGATTGCTAAATAATTTTACCAGCAAACCCAATACTCTCCATTAATGTCAATATGCTGCATACATAAAATTACAGACTACAACATGAATTCTATTTTAACAAAGGTATGATTACTCTGCATAAAGGGAGTCAGGCAAAGGTGTGGGCATGTGCCATAGATTTTCAAGTGTGACATTACTGACAAAATCAATAGATGTCTTTTACACATATTACTATATTACTGTATTAATGAACTGAAGGTTCATTATTCAAAACTGATACATTGAACGTTACTACTTAAATCAAATAACTCTTAAACCAAAAGTCAAGGCTAAATCATCTCCTTCCTTTTCTACTTGTCCTTAAAGACTCAGGGCGGGATTCCCAAACCCAAAAGGAGTACATATGTTTTACTGTTTAAGTCTGAAAGACTCTAATCATGAATCTGTTGTATCTGTGTTTTATCTCTTTGAATTTTAATGGACTGGGTTCGGCAAAATGACCACCTCTCAGGAATGAATTGTACCTCACACTGTACTGCCCAGCAGCCCTGCCTGCAAGCCATTTTTATATTATGTCACCGTCTATTGACTTGTATGCACATAAAACCCATAAATCCATGATAAATGTAATGAGGTCAGGTTTCGATGGGCTACAGTAATGGCGCCCGCTCTGGATTCACATGGAGTAatgagactgatttatcatacAATTATTTATGGGATTATCATTAATATAAATGGCGGTGATTAGTGAGTGTTGATGTTATGCACAAGTCAGTTTGAGCTCTCTCATATTTGTAGGACTGAACTGGGAGGCAGTAATCAATCAACAGATTAACAGTGACGTCCTGTCAGTAGTCTTCAGCCGGGTCTCAGACTTCGTTCAGTCCCAGATTGCAGCGCGAGACAGCCGACAGGCTCGCACACACGAGAAGAAATAGCAGAGAGCTTGCTATCTGAAGTGCTTGCATGTTCTCAGATCTGAAAAATGAAtgagggatgaataaagtaagaaaagaacaaagagaaagatgtctgcaagagaggaaacagaagatgtggggggggggcagagaccTGTAGTCCATCtactgtgtgtgtcacacattatgcagcacacagacacacttagtGTACCGACACGCCAAGTCAGCCCGCGTAAGCATATGCTTGGATAGATGCACATAACAtgcacacatctctctctctctctctctctctctctctctctctctctctctctctctctctctctctctctctctctctctctctctctctctctctctctctctctctctctctctctctctctctctctctctctctctctctctctctctctctctctctctctctctctctctctcacacagaaaTAGGAACCAATCTGCAACTAAGGTTATAACCTCAGTCACACCTGTTACTAGGGCATTAAAAGCAGAAAATGCGTGTGTATTGTTCATAACCGAGAGACAAACTGAGAGGTTACTCTGCGGTGcggtgttttgtgtttgtgtgtgtgtgtgtgtgtgtgtgtgtgcagagattAATCACAGCTCCAACTTAAGTGATTCCTAACAGTGGTTGCCATGTTAACTGGGCCTAATGATGGAGAAGAGACTAAAATTAGTCTAGGAGGAGTCATGTCATCCCAATTCTCCCTATACGTGTAAACACCCTCACCAAActcacaactacacacacacacacacacacaatgcatacTGAGTCACCTAAAACAGGCCATGAGCCAACTCTCCTTCTTTTTGGAGTGCTTACTTTGGGTGACAAATGGAGTCTGAAGTAGACCTCTTCTGTGGAGGAAGAGTGACTTTAGCGGTGGTCCATTATTAGTACCGttttcccctcttttctctgcctatttcacttctctctctctctgattaaGGAGTTCAAAGTCCTTCCTGAGGCTCCCCCCTGTGATTTCAATTTCAAACCCCTCCTCCTTAACCTCAATTCTGACTTTTTTCCATCCACACTTAGTGTCCTTTACCAGACTTCTCCCGACTTTCCTCCTCATCTTGCTCTGATATGTCATGAAGGCAAGTGGTGATGTCTACTTCCCTTATACGTATTCACTACCCCTGCTTTGTGTCCATCTCCCCCATACAGTCTCAGCTTTTTGTCCCTTTTCATTATAAGAGGATTTTATGCTTTCTCATAAAAATATTTGAGGGATGTATCAGTTGTACTGTTGATGTTCTCATGATGAAGGCCCAGACATATCTGTGATCACACTAGCAAGCTAGAGGACCACCAATCAGTCACAGAAGCAGTAGTAGATCTAGTtatttctaaatcaggggccacaaaggggccacaatttacacagagatGCCAATTATATGTCCTGTCagactactgacaggacaggggcacttcaTGTGCCAGTGTCGCCCTGGCCCCTCCCCCAGATCTGGCCCAGCACATAAGCTCTATGAAGTGTTTTCTGCTTCCTCTTTACTgggttgtttattttgttactgCCTGTTTTGTTCGCCCTGTTCACATTACCTGTAAGGTAACTAGCTTGTTCGCTTGGTCACTCATGGTACAATGAGTTCAATCAAAAGATGGATTGGTACTTTGACTCCTGTCTCATAACGGCctaaaaacttttcttttttatggaGCACTTTATACCGTCAGACAGACAACGTTAAATGAAACTGAATGGAACAGACTagttaaattgaaatgaaagcTTCCATCATTTTGGATTCCAAAGCTCTCTGCTCCCTTGGAAGTTCAGCACTGTCGAGCTAAAATTTACACATGAAAGCTCGTTAGATGTACTTTCTTTTGTCGAGCCAGTCCACAGATCCCAGTATTTCTACTGAATTATATTTATCTCACTGCAACCTGTCACTAAAAATAGTGCAGAGTATATTTATACACAGATATTTTTAGTGctgcttcttgttgtttttgtccatcACTTCTTGTGTCGAAGCTGTTTATACTTGAACTTGATTGCAAATCTTTCATCCGTTCCAACTTCCTTGCACCGTCCTTTCGTATTCAGCACATCTGTAGAGCCTCTGGTGGGAAGGACATCAGGACATCACATCCTTCCTAATGCAATATGTCTCTGAGTGTATTAACCCCATTTatctctgtcttcctccacTAGGATCCTCCTGACAGTGGTGGTGATCTTCCGTATCCTTATCGTGGCCATCGTTGGTGAGACAGTGTACGAGGACGAGCAGACAATGTTCATCTGCAACACTCTCCAGCCCGGCTGCAACCAGGCCTGCTACGACAAAGCCTTCCCTATTTCTCACATTCGTTACTGGGTCTTCCAGATCATACTGGTGTGCACGCCCAGCCTCTGCTTCATCACCTACTCCGTCCATCAGTCGGCCAAGCAGAAAGACCGGCGCTATTCCTTTCTCTATCCCATCATGGAAAGGGACTATGGGGGAAGGGACGGGGCGCGAAAGCTTCGCAACATTAATGGAATTCTAGTTCAGCATGGCGGCGATGgcggaggagggaaggaagaacCAGACTGCATGGAGGTGAAGGAGATTCCCAATGTCCCGCGGGGCCTGACCCATGGGAAGAGCTCCAAGGTTCGCCGAGAGGGAATCTCCCGCTTTTACATCATTCAGGTGGTGTTCAGAAACGCGCTAGAGATCGGGTTCTTGGCGGGCCAGTATTTCCTCTATGGCTTCAGCGTGCCTGGGATTTTCGAGTGCGACCGCTATCCATGTCTCAAGGAGGTTGAGTGCTACGTGTCCCGGCCCACCGAGAAAACTGTTTTCCTGGTGTTCATGTTTGCGGTGAGTGGCATATGCGTGGTGCTCAACCTGGCTGAGCTCAACCATCTGGGCTGGCGCAAGATCAAGGCGGCCATCAGGGGCGTCCAGGCCCGCAGGAAGTCTATCTGCGAAATCAGGAAGAAGGACATGGCCCATTTGTCCCAGCCACCCAACCTGGGTCGCACACAGTCCAGCGAATCAGCCTACGTGTGACcgtgaagagaaaaaaacgagGAGGAGTGGATGAATGTGCACGAGAGAGTATGAATtaattttgattttaatttaatgacGACGGTGTGGAGGTCAAACAAGATGACCTCTCCTCTGTGGAATGACACACAATGCGAGAAGACCAAATCTCTGACTCTTTGACTCTGTAGGTCTGGAgagagtagaagaagaagaaaacgacTGAGCATAAGAGGGGACAAAAAGTTCTCTGCATACAAACATGATTTTGGTTTCCTGGGGAGCTATTCCATTTTctacttttgtctttttaattaattaCCTTCTCCTCTGCCCCTCGTTTCTTATAATGGGAGGAATTTAATCCTCAAGAGCCTGAAGAGGGCAGGActtgaaagaagagaaagaaaaggggaagagagaggaggactgATGAGATGCTGTTTAGTGTTCTTTGGGGATTTTGGAAGACAATGGCAGTGTTTGATGCATCCAATGGTGCTTTTCTTCTGGACTGTGTCAGCCACAGTGAAAAAGGGGGGACAGGAAaaggggggggacagagaggacgaGTGGCAACATCATTAAATGAGGACCGGAAGAACTGTCACAACCATGACAGACTCTGGAGATCGAAGGCGAATTAGTGAGTGAGAAAGAGTAGGAGGGATGCATCACACTCTGGGAAAACGTATGAAAGAACTGCGGAGCGAGGGAAGAGAGGAAACTTTTCTCCTTCGCTTCCTCTCCCCGCTGGAGATTCAAGGTAAAAAATGAAGCCAAGACAGACGGAGCTGCCTCTGATCAGTGTCAGCCTCACCTCTGCTGGAACACTGTCACGAGCCAAAACCAAGAGAAAAAGACTGACGACGTTTATGTTTTGTCTCTTGGCAAAAGAtgattttaacacaaacacaagcgaGTACCATAAACACTTGCCTCCTTTCTATCTCTCACATTCCCTGCTCCACGGTTGGCAGCTACATAGTCCCCTGGGGCTTGGGATGACAGTAATGACTCTCGCTGCACTCCCGCTACGTAAACTCTGGAGAGgaacaaatgaacaaacaaagtGTAAACGTCAGTGTCTCCCGAAGCACAAACCAAGTGTCCCTCCTTCCAGCATTCCAGTGTGTTGAGAGATAACGGAGAGGGggacaggaagaagaagggagCTCGTAGAGGAGGCACAGTGATGACTTTATTACAACtttaaacatatttgataaaGTTTATCGCCATGAatcatgattttctttttgagaAAGCGACGGTGCCATCCTTGAGTTGCATAGAGTATAACATGGTAATATAATTTTTCCATTTATCCAAATAGAGTATATCCAAAtagatttatttatcttttcagGTGGGTTGGTTGGGACATCATGTTGCTGTCTTTTCATATGTAGAAactatttgtctttttttccattttttgttttgtttaaagtgtttttcaCCGATGGAACGGATTAACGACATGTACGGGTGGGAAGGGAACAGTTGTGAGCCTTGTTTTGAAGCATTTTGAGGCTGTGcagctgatttttattttctttacaacAATCTTGGCAACCTTAAGAGCTGTTGTGAACCCACTGCATTCAGAATGCAGAGCAACGCAGCCGAGCGTTTCATACAGAGAGACTGGCTTTTCTTCCAAATCAGCTGCACGGCTTCTGGCAATTAAAGCCTGAGAGCCGTTTTGAGAAAGGCATGTTTACTCGGAGCAATGTTTCTTCGATGAATCTGTGTAACCAATGAGTAGTTTACTCTCTGTggatgtctttttttgtttccttctcagtggttttcattttgcatttcttactGACTGGATTTCAGAATGCATGCCTTGTAAGAGAAACGTAAAAGAATGACATGGAAGAAGTAGAAAAAGATAATGATGATCGAGAGTGCTGCACCTTGAATAATGCAGACGAGTGGCAGAGTGGTGGACTTAAGAAACTCACTTTGGGATAAAGGCCACGTTCATGGACTCACTAAAAACAACCCaaatgtgaggctgcagtgaaATCACATATAGGAACAGTGGACTCTGGGTGGTACCCTTAAAATGAATTTCTGTAGCtgatatggacacacacacacacacacacacacacacacacacacacacacacacacacacaatgtaccaGCATACTACTGTCAAGCTAAGAAGAGGCAAGCTCAATTCTAAACCCAGATCTTGTCTGTTATGAATCATCGGCTTTGCCTGATGCAGAGTTGAAGACATGATGGGGTTGATGTACAGTGACATCAGTCATCGGCAGAGGAATGTCCCACTAATGCGTCTTATACCTGGTCTAAACATACTGCCATAGGTCAGA from Platichthys flesus chromosome 4, fPlaFle2.1, whole genome shotgun sequence includes:
- the LOC133951953 gene encoding gap junction delta-2 protein, which codes for MGEWTILERLLEAAVQQHSTMIGRILLTVVVIFRILIVAIVGETVYEDEQTMFICNTLQPGCNQACYDKAFPISHIRYWVFQIILVCTPSLCFITYSVHQSAKQKDRRYSFLYPIMERDYGGRDGARKLRNINGILVQHGGDGGGGKEEPDCMEVKEIPNVPRGLTHGKSSKVRREGISRFYIIQVVFRNALEIGFLAGQYFLYGFSVPGIFECDRYPCLKEVECYVSRPTEKTVFLVFMFAVSGICVVLNLAELNHLGWRKIKAAIRGVQARRKSICEIRKKDMAHLSQPPNLGRTQSSESAYV